Proteins found in one Brachyspira murdochii DSM 12563 genomic segment:
- a CDS encoding prohibitin family protein — MRIIDISSNKLHSVLFIVLPVVLIVGFLIFSSVTIISTGEIGIRSRLGKAISQEEPGLHFRIPFIDTIKTMEVREQTVEKTYSVSSKDMQTISMTLNVQYSIGGDALDLYRKFGVDYKNKLINPRISESLNAVSARYTIEEFITKRNEMAAELLKEVMADFDDYGITVAACSIIEHDFSDEFDQAIERKLIASQDALTAQNALEKVRYEAEAEITKAKGVSEANRIMQESLTPLLIQRMYIEKWDGKMPQVSGSGVTPMIQIK; from the coding sequence ATGAGAATTATCGATATTAGTTCAAACAAATTACATTCTGTGCTTTTTATAGTTTTGCCTGTTGTATTAATAGTAGGGTTTTTAATATTTTCAAGTGTTACTATTATATCTACTGGTGAAATAGGAATAAGAAGCAGACTCGGTAAAGCTATATCTCAGGAAGAGCCGGGACTTCATTTCAGAATACCTTTTATAGACACTATAAAAACTATGGAAGTAAGAGAGCAGACTGTAGAAAAAACATATTCAGTATCATCAAAAGATATGCAGACTATATCTATGACTTTAAATGTTCAGTACTCTATAGGAGGAGACGCTTTGGATTTATACAGAAAATTCGGAGTAGATTATAAAAACAAATTAATTAATCCTAGAATATCTGAAAGCCTTAATGCAGTTTCAGCAAGATATACTATAGAAGAGTTTATAACAAAAAGAAATGAAATGGCAGCAGAACTTTTAAAAGAGGTTATGGCAGATTTTGATGATTACGGAATAACAGTTGCTGCTTGTTCCATTATAGAGCATGATTTCTCTGATGAATTTGATCAAGCAATAGAGAGAAAATTAATAGCTTCACAGGACGCTCTAACAGCACAAAATGCTTTGGAAAAAGTAAGATATGAGGCAGAAGCTGAAATTACTAAAGCAAAAGGTGTTTCTGAAGCTAATAGAATTATGCAGGAATCTTTAACTCCTTTATTAATACAGAGAATGTACATAGAAAAATGGGACGGTA
- a CDS encoding alpha/beta fold hydrolase — translation MKMLNRVLISDDGHRMYTYIFIPDAKPKGIVQIVHGLGEHAGRYKEFAEKLNEAGFLVCADDHRGFGRSTVSKDQIGHIADEKGYELIIEDLKHLMVNTKADYPNIPYFMLGHSMGSFLTRGFLIKYYKDLDGAVIMGTRGKMKGIENFGKAIANFQKSIFGGRKRAHLLDKLSVGGYGKKFFPKENSSFAWLTSDKEEIKKVQEDEYFADKPASIETYIQMFELIDKISNKDNYSSMNKDFPILLISGDKDPVGDMGKGVKWVYDMYKSLGFKDVNISLYKDGRHEILNDVQRDDVSNEIIAWLNSHIA, via the coding sequence ATGAAAATGCTAAACAGAGTGTTAATATCTGATGACGGTCATAGAATGTATACATATATCTTTATACCAGATGCTAAGCCTAAAGGCATTGTTCAGATAGTTCATGGGCTTGGAGAGCATGCAGGAAGATATAAAGAGTTTGCTGAAAAATTAAATGAAGCTGGTTTTTTAGTTTGTGCTGATGATCATAGAGGTTTTGGCAGAAGCACTGTGAGTAAGGATCAAATAGGGCATATAGCCGATGAAAAAGGATATGAACTAATAATAGAAGATTTAAAACATTTAATGGTTAATACCAAAGCTGATTATCCTAATATACCATACTTTATGCTTGGTCATAGTATGGGGTCATTTCTTACAAGAGGCTTTTTAATAAAATATTATAAAGATTTAGACGGTGCTGTTATAATGGGTACCAGAGGAAAAATGAAGGGTATAGAGAATTTTGGAAAGGCTATAGCTAATTTTCAAAAATCTATATTCGGCGGAAGAAAAAGAGCACATCTGCTTGATAAGTTATCTGTAGGAGGATACGGAAAAAAATTCTTCCCTAAAGAAAACTCATCTTTTGCTTGGCTTACTTCAGATAAAGAAGAAATTAAAAAAGTTCAGGAAGATGAGTATTTTGCAGATAAGCCTGCAAGTATAGAAACATATATACAAATGTTTGAGCTTATTGATAAAATTTCAAATAAGGATAATTATTCTTCTATGAATAAAGATTTCCCTATACTTTTAATATCTGGAGATAAAGATCCTGTAGGTGATATGGGAAAAGGCGTTAAATGGGTATATGATATGTATAAATCATTAGGCTTTAAAGACGTTAATATAAGTCTTTATAAGGACGGAAGGCATGAAATACTTAATGATGTTCAAAGAGATGATGTATCTAATGAGATAATTGCTTGGCTTAATTCTCATATAGCATAA